The DNA sequence tacttctttctttccaatctttgTCTTTCAGTTTCTCTTCTTGCTTTATTGTACTAGCCAGGGCCTTCAATCTAGTGTTGAATAGAAGTTATGTAGGTGAATATCCTGTCTTGTTCCTAACATCAGAGGACAGCATCCAGTTTTCAGCATtaaaatatgatgttagctgtagatttttcTTAGCTGCTTTTCATCAGATTGAAGACgttcccttttatttttagtttgctgAGGGTATTGTGAATgtgtgctgaattttgtcaaatgttttttctccatctattgagatgatcatgatgtttctcctgtattttgttaatgtggtctGTTACATTGATTGAATACTTTAATGTTAAATTAACATTCCATTTCTGGTACAAACTctacttggtcatggtatattatcctttttttatccattcttttttttaaacatttttttattgagttatagtcattttacaatgttgtgtcaaattccagtgtagagcacaatttttgttatacatgaacatacatatattcattgtcacattttttttcgctgtgagctaccacaagatcttgtatatatttccctgtgctataccgtataattttgtttatctattctacatatgcctgtcggtatctacaaattttgaactcccagtctatcccttcccacccccgccttggcaaccacaagtttgtattctatgtctgtgagtctgtttctgttttgtatttatgttctttttttttttttagattccacatatgagcgatctcatatggtatttttctttctctttctggctgacttcacttagaatgacattctccagaagcatccatgttgctgcaaatggcattatgttgtcggtttttatggctgaatagtattccattgtataaatataccacatcttctttatccagtcatctgttcatggacattgaggttgttaGGTCTTGTTTAATTTCAATGcatttataaacatatacattttcaacataaaaaaaacATACTATACACAGTGTTttgtatttaacttctctttacCTCATATACTTTCCATATAGAGATCTTTCTATATAGAACATATTGATCTAGTTTTTTTAATAGCTAGTTGGTATTTCATGGTGCAGGTGTGCCAAAAAGTATTAAACTGCTATTAagggacatttagattgtttttaatctttcattactcatttttctgtttatagaGATTATACATGTTTATTGTAGAAAAcattaatatttaaaagtataaatagaaATCACTCATATCGTCATAAAACCCTGAGAGAGTGCTAAAATAGATACGTTTTAAGCCCAATTGGGAGCATATAGCTATAATCCAAGCATCCTCAAGTCATGCAACCTTGTAGGGTCACTCTTCCTATGATGTTAAATGAAATAACCTCAGCCCCCATTACGCATTACATGTAATTACTGCAGGAAGTCCAGCACCCTCCTTAATATTTTTGGAAGCTTCTAGCGTGAGGCTCAGGTGTGATGTTCTTCCAAAGTATGTACACATTCATTGTGCATGGGCACGTAATAGTTCAGCATCTTTATCCTTAATTTCCCATTCTAGACTGGGGGCTTTTCAGAAACAAAAGGTCCTTTAaggtatgtttttaaagaaaagttcaattccttcccttcccctatAAGGCAGAATGACTATAATCAGGAGATTTTAAAGCCCTGTTTCCCTTTCTGTAGAGAATACACTGTAAGAAGAGTATTTATTCTATACTGAGGGGCAGGACCGTGGGAGGGTAAGAGTGTGGCTTCTGTGGGCCCAGATGTGAGTACAGCTCTGCTGATccccttgctgtgtgaccccagcCATGTCACTTCCCACACTGCACCTTGGTGGCCTCTGTAAGATGAAGATCACAGTGGCATCTGTAGCACAGGGTTGTGTTGAGCAGAAAATGAGTCAGTACACAGGGAGTTGTTCTCCCAAGTGCTCAGCACACAAAAGCAGTCCTTGGTAGATGAGAAGCAGCATAGCACAAAAAGGGGAAGAGCCCAGGTCCTGGAGTTCTGTGGTCTTGAACCAGTCACATAATGTCtcccataaaatggggatgatgtcTTAAGGCTgttatggggattaaatgagttaatatttgaaaagcaCTTAGAGCACTCAACATATATGCTATGTAAGCCTTTGTTAAGTGAATTACCCTATAAATGCATATATGTTCCACCAAGCTCTAGTTTGTAACTTTCTTACCCAGCATCCTCCTCACCCACTGCACTGTTTCACCCATCATCAGTGCTGACGGCCTGGTTCTCTGCACCTCTAGATCCTGTCTAGCAAGCTGCTTCAGAGGGGCCTGTCCAACAGAGGTTTCCATGGATTCCTGCCTGAAGACATCAAAAAGGAGGCAGCCCGGGCTTCTAGGAAGGTTAGAGTCCCCTGAGATGGGGGCCTTGGGGTTGGCCTCTTCTTGTACTTCATTCAGTTGCCCCTGTTTCTGTTCTTTTCCCTAGTTGCTAGTTTAGAAGGCAAAGAACTCTTGGATTTCCCAACTGGTCCTTCTCTTAAGTTCTGTTTCTCTAGGGTAAAGTGTCTTAAGTGATAAGAGAGAACAACATCCTGAGAAACCAAAAAACGTTCAGTGCTGCCTGAAGCTCAGCTTCATGTGCCCTAGAGTGTCCAGGTCCACTGAAGAAAGGGAATGGCTGTTGCTTCACAGAATTTCTGTTCCATATGCCACAGagtgtctgtccatctgtcctgGGGCCCTGAGCACTGCCTGGGATCTCATTTGCAGATCTGCTTTGTATGCAAGAAAAAGGGAGCTGCCATCAACTGCCAGAAGGATCAGTGCGTCAGAAACTTCCATCTTCCTTGTGGCCAAGAAAGGGGTTGCCTTTCACAGTTTTTTGGAGAGTATAAGTGAGTGGCAAAGGGGAGAAGTTGGGCTGCCCTTTtgcttttttgctatttttttagcATCTCGAAATCCTGTGTCCGGTTCTCACGGGCCTGTTTGGATTCAGCAGAGAATCTGTCCTTCCATTGGATAATGAGAAACAGTGTCTTGACTTGGTGATTTCACAGGGGTTACTTCTTGCTTCCCAGCCCCTCCTTAAATTACAAACAGCTGGGTTCTTAGACAGCTGCTCAGAACGAAGCGGGGTTTTCAGGAACGGAAGGCTGTGGAGATGGTCCCGGGAGCTTTGCTCAGTGGGAAAGCAGCTGTGAGAAGGCATGTGGCTATTCTTCaccccgcccctcctcctccccgtgAGCGTGGACATTCACTGGGCACCGGCCTGGGTGGTTGATTGCCCTTCCTAGGCTGGGCAGCTGGAAAACCACATCAGTGACAAACCAGAAACCAAGTCTGTTTACTCCACCACAGATCATTTTGTGGGAAACATCGCCCAACACAGAACATCCAACGGGGGAATGTGGGGAAGGAAAGCTGTGTCTTGTGTTGTGAAGACTTATCCCAAGCCAGTGTTGAAAACATCCAGAGCCCGTGTTGTAGTCAAACAGTCTACCACCGCAAGTGCATACAGGTGGGGCTTTCTCCCCCCGGGGGCCCTTCCACGACTGCCCAGTTCCAGGCACCCTGGGAAGGCCCAGGTTCCCTCAGCTTCTGCACTCCATGCTGAGGCCTGTGTGCAGTCAGAAGAAAGTCAGCCTGGTCTCTGGTCTTCCTTGACCTATACATAGGACCTTATCCGTAAGATTTAAACTGAACAAAATCCTCAGGATGGCTACAGCAAGTAAGCTCATTCTAGAATGAGTGAATTAGCCTCAAATTCAGCCATGCTTCCcaggatggaaggaaagagaaacataTATCCAGGTACCTGAGCCCTACTGGGTCAAGGGCTGCCAGGCCCCATGGCTGGAGGCGACAGCTGAGGCACTCCTGGGTGCTCTCTGGAGCTTTAGGTCCCTGGTGTGACACCTGGATTTGCAGGCCTCACCCTAGTCCATTCAAATTCCTTGTCTTGTAACCCTCAGTCAAGCTCTCTTAGCAGCATCCTCTTTGTGAGGTTAGGGTAGTGTGGAAAGGGCAGGACCAAAGATACTCCTTTTACAAACACAGAGCTCTTCCTTGTTTCTCTTACAGAAATATGCCCATACATCAGCAAAGCATTTCTTCAAATGTCCGCAATGTAACAATCGAGAAGAGTTCCCTCAAGAAATGCTAAGAATGGGAATTCATATTCCAGACAGGTAGTGGAAACTCTAGAGCAGGAACTGAGCCAGGGAGTGGGTTGCCTAGATTCCTAGAGAGGAGATGGATGTAAGGATGGTTCAGAGAATGACGCAGCAGCAGAGGCACTGATACACAGTGAAGAGGGGAGGGTGCAGAGAAAGCTTTTCAACtatcaaaagaaaagaagggatgGTGGGGTGGTGGGTAGGCATGTTTCTAAAAAGGATGCTTTGGGGGTCAGAATCCCTTGAGTTCTTGAATGCCACTATGGGACGAAGGAACCCCAGTGTTCCACTCATCTGCCTCAAGCCTCTCCCACTGCCAGGCCACTCACCCCACCATGTTGAAAGCATTCAGGCAGCCTGTTGAACTTGTTGCTGTACCAGCTTGAGTTCTTCATTCCTCCCAGGTGGACAAAGGTTTTACCAATGAGTTATGTGTCCCTTACTCACTGTTTCTTCTCCCACTGCAGAGATGCTGCCTGGGAACTTGAGCCAGGGGCTTTCTCGGAGCTTTATCAGCGCTATCGGCATTGTGATGCTCCCATGTGTCTGTATGAACAAGGAAGAGACAGCTTTGAGGACGAAGGGTAGGGAAAGGCTCTTGGCTACAGAGATCTCTCATCATAAGGGCCATCTTAGACCTTCGCACATTTATTAGGAGCAAAAAACACACTTATGTCTGCAGACCTCAGGGTGAGCACAATTGCTATCTCCCATCCTTGACCCGCCCAGGACTCACTCATGTACAGAGAACAGATCTCTCTGCAGGATCTGCTCCCCTTGTGCCCAGTGAGCAGCGCTCAGGCCAGTTCCTTCCCAAGCCTACCTTGCAAGTGGCTGTGCTGTTACTTTTGTCCCACAACCTTCCTTTGGCTCTTCCTGTAGGAGGTGGCGCctcattctgtgtgctacatgcGGATCCCACGGGACCCATAGGGACTGCTCCTTTCTCAGATCCAACTGTAAGAAATGGGAGTGTGAGGAGTGTGCACCTTCTGCTGGAGCCACAGGTGGGACTGGAGGGACAGTCTGGTCTGAGAACTGGAGTGGGGCTTGCGGTGCCTGGGAAAGGAGGAGGCTGTGCTACCAGATGGGGACTTTTGGTTGGTGCCTTTAGTTTGGGAAGGAAAGCAGCTAGGGAGGGGCTTAAGGACCTGTACCTGGGAGAGAGACCGAGTTTtcctttcccacctttctttcacCGCAGACTACACACCTGAAAACTTAGGTGACATACCCTGTTGCAGCAGCACCTTCCACTCCAGGGAGCATTTCTGCAGAGACATCAGCCTAGAAGAGAATCCAGGCCCTTCTTGGACTGATTGGCCAGAACCTTCCTTATTAGAAAAACCAGAGTCCTCAGGTGGCAGGAGGGGCCACTCCTGGCAATCCAAGGACGTCAAAATCACTAAGTGCTGCAAAAAGTCCAAGTAACAGTTTCTGAGTAGTCGCTGCCAAGCACATTTGAGTATGAAGCTGTGCTCCTCCATCGGGTTTGGGGGCGAGAACACTTTGGGACTGTGAGACAAGGAAAGGGCGCCAGCAGTGAGATTCTGAACCAAGGAGAGAGAAGTCCCAGGGGAACATGAGGACAGAGCAGAGTCTTGGTGCCAACCATGAAGCATGTCTGGGGCTATGAGAGCATCTCTGCTCTTTCTGCCTGATTCCCAAAgggctctttcttttctttttccactgaGATCCTTCCACCTTAATCAGTTCTCACATTCCTCTTCTTACCTCACCCACATTTGttattatgcaaataaagctttttctctccattgGCGCCTCCTTATAAATTCACTCTGGAATTTGTCTAGCATACTAAGGAATCTGGAGAGCAGAGTGAGGGAATAGGAAAACTCATCCTTCTAATCTATGAAATTCAGTGAATTAAATATAGAACTTTCAACTTAAGACACATTGCTTTGGAGGAAGCGGTTTGCAGGGAAATGGATTTTACGGGGACAGAGATTTCATCGTTGTGCAAATAAACACACAGGATCTCATCAGGAAGGTGAGCCAGCAAAGGAGTCCACACTAGACTGAGACTAGGCCACTGTTGTAAGTCTTGGGGCCTAGACTCAAACAGGCCGGGGCCTGGCGTGCCCACACAGGGCAGAGATGTGTCCTCACTCCAGCGTGCCTCCCAGCATGAATGAGGACACATCTCCACTCAAGCCCTCCTGCTCAGGGGCTCGACCGTTTCCAGCTTGGGTAAGGGGACCATGCCAGGACAGTCACATTAGGCAAGGCAGCTGGTCCTTGGGAGAAATCGAATAGAACCTATCTcatatttgcttgtttttaatgattttgtGGGATTTGCAGGAGTTGGGGCAACTCAGGAGCATCACTGACAGAGGCACTGAGTTCTCAGGATATGAGTCATCGTCACTAATTGCAGAGGATGGGGTTCTTGATTCAAATGACCTCTggagagttaatatccaaaatgtgccACAGTGATCACCTTTGGATCTGACCAGATTCACTTGGAATCACAAGGGGGTGGGTGGCAAAGTGATACTCTAAGAAGAAATCAGGAAGTACTAAAAGGATTATAATGAAAAGTATTCTCTTGACTCACCCGTCCCTACCCCCAGTCCTACCCTCTAAAGGCAACTACTTTCTACTTTTTTTAGccatttcttgatttattcatCTTAGACTTATTGACTTCTTATTATGTTGCATAAAGATTTAGCACCTTTAAAACCTTCCTATTTTTATTCTCTCCATCTCTTATAATTGCATCACAATTTTTGTTTATAACTATATAAACACTGTTCACTACAGAGCCAAGCAGTACACTATGATTATTTTTCCTCTCCtatacatgtttcttttttccttaagtgAATACCTCTTTTTATTTGCTCAATTTGCTACGTATCTATGGCTACTTCTTCCCAAATGTTCCACACGATCAATTGCCTTAAAATAGACTTTTCCTCATAGGCCAGGCACCAGATCactttctgttgcatttcttcTCTGGAAGACCAATGGGCCCACTACACAGGGGCCCAGGGCTCCCCATGACTATgactttttccttcatttttctctccatgGGTTTGGTGACTCAGTGTTGCACCTCCTAATCTAGACATCCAAAAACACTTTGTCAGATCTCTGCAAGTGAGAAGAGAGTTCTTAAATTGTCGATTTTCATCTTGAAAACAGTATTTTACCAATCCTAAAGACTCAACTCTTGCAACAGTAATTCACAGCTGAAAGATACTTCCAAAACTAAGATTTTAGTGTCTAACAGAGTTTCGATACCTTGGGTCACCAGGCATATTCTCAGACATTTGCGGTAgtatcttttcctttaaaaagagtCCATTTGTATACTACCAAAGTGTTAGAAATACCATCTTAACAGTGCCCTCTGGACTCCAGCTGCAGTGGGTGGGAGGTGGAGCTTTTGGCAGGGGTGGGAAGATGGGGAATGCGTTTGTCACCCATTCAGTTGCCTGGCCTCTGTGCAGTTGGTAACTATCAGAGTAGtgcacatgcgtgcacacacctCTATTAGCTATTTCTTAATCTGCATACCCTTACTCTCCATCAATGTTAATAGCTAACTCCATTCTCGTAGGCTGGAAAATCCAACTTTGAAATGTTCGCTTCTTCATCTGGACCTAGTCAGTCATTCTCCAGTAAGTAACTGGGCTTTTTTCTTAAACTTCTAATTTAggataattttagatttaaagaaaaattgtgaACATATCGCAGAGTCTTCAAGcccattattaacatcttacataagtGTGGTACACTTGTCACAACCAATGAACcaatactgatacattattatcAACTAAATAAAGCCcttactttattcagatttccttagtttttacctgatgtcttttatttttctgttctaggatcccatccaggacacCACATTGCATTGAGTCATCATGTGCCCTTAGCTTCCTCTTGGCTCTAACAGTTGgtcagattttccttgtttttggtgactttgacagttttgagcactggtcaggtattttgtaagGTGTCCCTCAATTAGAATTTGTCTAATGTTTTTCTTatgattagactggggttatAGGTTTGAGGGAGTAAGACCACACAGGTGAAGGACCATTTTCATTACATCAAATCAAAGTTACATGTATCAACATAGCATCACTTGATCTTGATGTTTATCTTGGTCACCTGGCTAAGTTAGTGTTTGTCAAGcttttccagaaagagaaaagttactcttttttcctcccttttcatACTGtaaattttggaaagaaatcaCTCTGTGCAGCCCATAGTTAATGAGTGGGGATTTATGCCCCCTCCCTCTTTAAGGATAGAGTATCTACATATATTATTCTGAGTTCTTCTGCATGGGAGATTTACTCATCCTCTCctacttatttattcaattatttgtaTCAGTATGTACTCAGGGATATGTATATTATACTTCGGGTTACAATCCAATACTGCTGTATTTTGTTGCTCAGATTGTTCTGGCTTTGGCCATTGGGACTCCTATGTCCTTTTCACATACTGCCATTATAGTGTGCTTCATTTTGTTtggcttggtttggttttgagAACTTCTTTACTTTTTGGCACTACAAGATGCCCCAGACTCACCTTGACTATTTTAATCACCTGTTTTCACAATCTTATGCCTATTAGAATTAATTACCACTTTATAACCTAAGACCTAGAACAAATAGTTCACTTGAGGAGGGTAGGAATAGATGTTAAACAAAAATTCCCCAAAACACTTGCTCCCCTTCCTCTAATCATTACTTTCGTGGGAACTATGAACTACGGCCAGAAACCTCAGAATCTCCTTATGTTTCCCTTTCTGCCCAACCACCTTCTTGTCGATTTGACTGTTTTTCAGATGTTTATCTTTGTCTCCATCTCACAGCCAGTGCTCAGCTAAGACCCCTGTGACTTACAAGACTGCAGCAAAAGCCTTCTCTCCACATGATTTCCTTTGTCCACTTGCTCTGCTGACACATCCACCCTCTTCCCTTCTGCTAATTACCATAAAACATCTGCTAGCTCGCTATTTAGGTGGCCCCCGCTAGGATTGGCATCTAAGGCTTCCACAGATGTGTCCCCACATGTGGCTTCATCTCTCAGGAAACTCCTCCCACAGGCACTCTGCCATGACTACCCTGGAATACTGGGCCCTGAGCATGAGATTTGCAGTCTGGTGGACCATAACCTCTACCCTCAGCCTGGTGAATCCAGCATAAGGGCCACGTCTTCATCCCTAGGCACTCTCTATGGGCTCTGCTTGTACCCCTATTATAGCCTGCCTCAATCTCCATCTGGTCCTATGATTGTCTCTCCCACTAGATTGGAATCCCCTTATGGAAAGGGACCTGTCTGTCTTATTAACCTTTCTCCCCTTCATGGTGTCTGGCTCAGGACCCCCATTCAAGGGCAGTTTGAGGAATGTGCTCAAACCCTGCATTTACAACCCTGTTGTTTTACTACCCGACACCAGAGGGCGCTGTGAGCATGTTGAGGAAGACGGTTATAATGCTATAGACCTGGAAGGCTGAGAAAGGCTTATAAGCTTGCTTTGATTTGGGATTGCACGCGATTTACTGCTCTTTGCTTATTCTAAGCACATCCATTCGAGTTTATTCATGAGTTGTGCTCCTGTTATATTTATAGACTAATATAAAAGTCACCAATGACACTTCAATCATAGGTCAGATCCTCAGATAGGACTGCCTTCATGGTCTCTCTAGACCCAAAGTGATCCTCGTGTCCCCAGCTGTCCTCCTCTTACCCCTAAAAATGGGGACTGCAAGTCCCAAGGGCAATGGGTGATATGGTTCTGTTCCTCTTCTGCCCCACCCtactaccacacacacacacacacacacacactctctctctctctctgtgacaTCTGGGGTCTCTGGCTGGTGGTTCAAAGGCTCTGAACTCCTGTGGGCAGGGCCAGAGGTTGCAATGAGAAACAG is a window from the Vicugna pacos chromosome 17, VicPac4, whole genome shotgun sequence genome containing:
- the PHF7 gene encoding PHD finger protein 7: MKTIKEKKKEHQRLRKSAKTRRVTQRKPSSGPVCRLCLQEPGDPEKLGEFLQKDNLSVHYFCLILSSKLLQRGLSNRGFHGFLPEDIKKEAARASRKICFVCKKKGAAINCQKDQCVRNFHLPCGQERGCLSQFFGEYKSFCGKHRPTQNIQRGNVGKESCVLCCEDLSQASVENIQSPCCSQTVYHRKCIQKYAHTSAKHFFKCPQCNNREEFPQEMLRMGIHIPDRDAAWELEPGAFSELYQRYRHCDAPMCLYEQGRDSFEDEGRWRLILCATCGSHGTHRDCSFLRSNCKKWECEECAPSAGATDYTPENLGDIPCCSSTFHSREHFCRDISLEENPGPSWTDWPEPSLLEKPESSGGRRGHSWQSKDVKITKCCKKSK